GTCTACGAGGCCTGCGACGAGGCGGGCGTGCTCGTCTGGCAGGACCTCCCGCTGACCGGTCCCGGCGAGTTCGACGCCGAACGCGGCCGTGAACTCGCGGAGCGCCTCGAGCGGACGCGGCGTCGTCACCCGAGCCTGGCGGCCGTGTCGGTTCACGACGACCCCGTGCCGGCCTACGCGGAGGGACTGGGGTCGGGGCTAATCGACCGGCTCCGCTTCCGGTGGCGCGCCTGGCGGGCCGGCTACGACCACGAACCGGCCGAGTCGGTGGCCGACGCCGTGAGCGAGGTGCCGACGGTGCCCGTCGTCGGTCGGCCGGGCGTCGAGCCCGACGCCGCGACGCTGTACCCCGGCTGGGAGTTCGGCGACGTCGGTGACCTCGACTGGATCCGCGACCGCTACGGACTGGGCGCGGTCGTCGCCGAGTTCGGTGCCGGCGCACCGGCCGACGAGAACCCCCCCGGGGACGCCGCCGACGGAGAACCGCGCCCGGCACGCGCCGACGGCGGGGTCGGGGCGGCACAGTCGACGCAGGCGACCGTCGTGGGGCGGACGGCGGAAGCGCTGCGCCGGCGCGACGCCGACGCGCTCGCAGCCTACGCGCTCCGCGACGTCGGCGACTCCGAGATGGGTCTCCTCGGGCCAGACCGAGCGGACAAGCCCGCTTTCGAGCGCCTTCGACGGGCATACGAACCGGTCCAGGCGGTGTTGGCCGACCCCACGCCGGGCGAGAGCGACCTCGTGGTACTCCACGACCGCCCCACCGGGTCGACGCTGACCGTCGAGTGGGACGTCGATGGCGAGCGGGAACAGACCGAAGTGGCCGTCGACGCCTACGGCCGGGCGACGGTGACGACCCTGTCGCTGTCGGCCGGCGACGACGTGACCCTCGCCGTGGCCGTCGAGGACGACGTCGCCCGCAACAGCTACGCTATTTAAGTCGCCTCGGATCCATGTTACTATCTCACGTCCCACCGTCAGGGCGTGTGACACCGATC
This genomic interval from Halomicrobium urmianum contains the following:
- a CDS encoding hydrolase gives rise to the protein MSLSWRGAAVDPGNGIPTAAEWQPVELPGRPAAFAGADAVAYRTEFADPRGPREDHAAIELDGVYAHARVWCNGEQVAEHDAYFEPLRVDLPVEDDNEVIVECRRPEDRFGGVHATDEVPDAAAVPGVWWGASLETYPDPYVESLTAAPRIDDEDDASVDVAATVVTDEPLDDRLTLSLRPEGDARGGGTMNRASVETDPGRATVTGRLDVRNPSLWWPHDLGDQPRYAVRAKLDDAVRTTVTGLRSVEWADGLAINGQRAPARGVNLVDGTPADVERAVEANANLVRAHAHVLSPAVYEACDEAGVLVWQDLPLTGPGEFDAERGRELAERLERTRRRHPSLAAVSVHDDPVPAYAEGLGSGLIDRLRFRWRAWRAGYDHEPAESVADAVSEVPTVPVVGRPGVEPDAATLYPGWEFGDVGDLDWIRDRYGLGAVVAEFGAGAPADENPPGDAADGEPRPARADGGVGAAQSTQATVVGRTAEALRRRDADALAAYALRDVGDSEMGLLGPDRADKPAFERLRRAYEPVQAVLADPTPGESDLVVLHDRPTGSTLTVEWDVDGEREQTEVAVDAYGRATVTTLSLSAGDDVTLAVAVEDDVARNSYAI